One part of the Dyadobacter sp. 676 genome encodes these proteins:
- a CDS encoding PVC-type heme-binding CxxCH protein gives MKKALLLIFAIMLMHGCAQKRGPAQRPAASVESGGRPGDGRRIELLFLGHDSRHHFSEKYFPMLSLPLFRKGINLTYTSDPNALNTENLAHYDGVVIYANHNTITPAQENALKTFVEGGKALIPLHAASFCFQNSDWYIKAVGGQFSSHKYGTFTAPVVKADHPVMQGWKTFETWDETYVHSKLNPDIIVLQERIEGDHHEPWTWVRTQGKGHVFYTAYGHDERTWKQPAFHELVANGIMWAVNDEAKAQLAKLRLPELAFTDANVPNYEKRDPAPKFQQPLSPAESQKLIQVPVDFELKLFASEPDIVKPIAMAWDERGRLFVAETQDYPNEVREQDGVGRDRIKICEDTDGDGNADKFTVFADNLNIPTSLVFANGGLIVAQAPHFIFLKDTNGDDKADIRENIITGWGKSDTHAGPSNLKYGLDNKIWGVLGYAGFRGTNSGRHLNFSQGIYRFDSDGKNLEYIGRTSNNTWGLGFSEEFEVFISTANGNYSGHFAMPLEYVKRSVADGSGNTVYKLDSHYEMNYLTPALRQVDFHGGFTAAAGHNLYTARNFPKSYWNATAFVCEPTGRLLYQALLKPKGAGYKEKNGFNLLAGSDEWFSPVHAEVGPDGAVWVADWYSFIIQHNPTPRGFENGKGNAYVNPLRDNRHGRIYRVVWKNAKNAPYPKLDQNDAASLVAGLKNDNMFWRTTAQRLIVESKNTSVVPELIKIVNDQSVDEVGLNSPAVHALWTLDGLGAFDGANEEAYHTLVRAMRHPAAGVRKTAVKLLPRNDKTLSALKWTNSLNDPDLKVRLAAIHALTDLPVSEEIGRMLYIAGQDSQNAADEYLAQAIFSGVVKHENGFKAAAAKLKDSTLTARIERGLIEETYMLNLWSPPIYPPDISHKELKIKAIITKAQEDLSGVVVSQGNRQNGYSLYMQDGKLHWLIRQNGRSYQITSTRKLPDERFNAYATLSEGGKMTLAIEDETPRNG, from the coding sequence ATGAAAAAAGCATTACTACTGATTTTCGCGATCATGCTGATGCACGGGTGCGCACAGAAGCGAGGCCCTGCGCAACGCCCTGCCGCCTCCGTCGAAAGCGGCGGCCGCCCCGGCGACGGTAGGCGCATCGAGCTGCTGTTCCTCGGCCACGACAGCCGCCACCACTTTTCGGAAAAGTATTTCCCGATGCTCTCGTTGCCGCTGTTCCGGAAAGGCATTAACCTGACCTACACGTCGGACCCGAATGCGCTGAATACCGAAAATCTAGCACATTACGACGGCGTGGTAATCTACGCCAACCATAACACCATTACCCCGGCGCAGGAAAATGCATTGAAAACGTTTGTCGAGGGTGGGAAGGCATTGATCCCGCTCCATGCGGCTTCGTTTTGTTTCCAGAATTCGGATTGGTATATCAAGGCGGTAGGCGGGCAGTTCAGCTCGCATAAATACGGGACATTTACCGCGCCCGTCGTGAAGGCCGACCACCCGGTAATGCAAGGCTGGAAGACGTTCGAGACCTGGGACGAGACTTACGTGCATTCCAAACTCAATCCGGACATTATCGTACTTCAGGAGCGTATCGAGGGCGACCATCATGAACCCTGGACCTGGGTAAGAACGCAGGGCAAAGGCCATGTCTTCTACACTGCTTACGGCCACGACGAGCGTACATGGAAGCAACCCGCATTTCATGAACTGGTGGCAAACGGCATTATGTGGGCTGTTAACGACGAGGCAAAAGCACAATTAGCGAAGCTCCGTTTGCCTGAACTCGCATTTACCGATGCCAACGTGCCCAACTACGAAAAACGCGACCCGGCGCCCAAGTTCCAGCAGCCGTTATCGCCTGCCGAATCGCAAAAACTGATTCAGGTGCCGGTCGATTTCGAACTAAAACTCTTCGCCTCCGAGCCAGATATCGTGAAACCCATTGCCATGGCCTGGGACGAGCGCGGACGGCTGTTTGTAGCCGAAACACAGGATTACCCCAACGAAGTGCGCGAGCAGGACGGCGTGGGCAGGGACCGCATCAAAATTTGCGAGGACACCGACGGCGATGGCAACGCCGACAAATTCACGGTTTTCGCCGATAACCTCAATATCCCTACCAGCCTCGTGTTTGCCAACGGCGGGCTCATCGTGGCCCAGGCCCCGCATTTCATTTTTCTGAAAGACACCAATGGCGACGATAAAGCTGATATCCGCGAGAATATCATCACCGGCTGGGGTAAAAGCGATACCCACGCGGGACCTTCGAACCTGAAATACGGCCTCGACAACAAAATCTGGGGCGTGCTCGGTTACGCCGGATTTCGGGGGACCAATAGCGGCAGGCACCTCAATTTCAGTCAGGGTATTTACCGGTTCGACAGCGACGGCAAGAACCTCGAATACATCGGCCGCACTTCCAACAATACATGGGGTTTGGGTTTTTCGGAAGAGTTCGAAGTGTTTATTTCAACCGCCAACGGCAATTACAGCGGGCATTTCGCCATGCCGCTCGAATACGTCAAGCGTTCCGTAGCGGATGGTTCGGGCAATACCGTTTACAAACTCGATTCGCATTACGAAATGAACTACCTGACGCCGGCATTGCGCCAGGTAGATTTTCACGGCGGGTTTACCGCGGCGGCAGGACATAACCTTTACACCGCCCGCAACTTTCCGAAATCGTACTGGAATGCAACCGCATTCGTTTGCGAACCGACTGGCCGGTTGCTCTACCAGGCATTGCTGAAACCGAAAGGCGCAGGCTACAAGGAAAAAAATGGTTTCAACCTGCTCGCCGGTTCCGACGAATGGTTCTCGCCCGTACACGCGGAGGTAGGCCCGGACGGCGCGGTATGGGTAGCCGACTGGTACAGTTTCATCATCCAGCATAACCCTACCCCACGCGGCTTCGAGAATGGGAAGGGCAATGCCTATGTTAACCCTTTGCGCGACAATCGGCACGGACGTATATACAGGGTCGTTTGGAAGAATGCGAAGAATGCACCTTACCCTAAACTCGACCAGAACGACGCGGCCAGCCTGGTGGCGGGTTTGAAAAACGACAATATGTTCTGGCGCACCACGGCGCAGCGGCTGATCGTGGAATCGAAAAACACATCGGTGGTCCCGGAGCTGATAAAAATCGTGAACGATCAATCGGTGGATGAGGTCGGCTTGAATAGCCCGGCGGTTCACGCTTTGTGGACGCTCGACGGCCTGGGCGCATTCGATGGCGCCAACGAAGAGGCGTACCACACGCTCGTACGCGCCATGCGACATCCGGCGGCAGGCGTACGCAAGACGGCCGTGAAGCTCCTGCCGCGTAACGACAAGACGCTTTCGGCATTGAAATGGACCAATTCATTAAACGATCCCGACCTCAAAGTGAGGCTGGCGGCGATACATGCATTGACCGACTTGCCCGTCTCCGAAGAAATAGGCAGAATGCTTTACATAGCCGGTCAGGACTCGCAGAATGCCGCCGACGAATACCTCGCACAAGCCATTTTCTCGGGTGTGGTCAAGCATGAAAACGGTTTCAAAGCGGCGGCCGCCAAGCTCAAAGATTCTACTTTAACGGCACGCATCGAGCGCGGGTTGATTGAGGAAACTTATATGCTCAACCTCTGGTCGCCACCTATTTACCCGCCGGACATAAGCCATAAAGAATTGAAAATAAAGGCAATCATTACCAAGGCACAGGAAGACCTTTCGGGCGTGGTTGTATCGCAGGGCAACCGGCAGAACGGGTACAGCCTCTATATGCAGGATGGTAAATTGCATTGGTTGATAAGGCAAAACGGCCGATCCTATCAGATTACTTCTACCAGAAAACTGCCTGACGAACGCTTCAATGCCTATGCGACGCTTTCGGAAGGAGGCAAAATGACGCTCGCCATAGAGGACGAAACCCCCCGTAACGGGTAA
- a CDS encoding DPP IV N-terminal domain-containing protein has product MKILNLGLRKSIYTHTISALCLTTPLWAQKPLPAYKPDPSELSASYKRMTLMDSLTKGSVLKAQVQPNWLADGQSFWYRNVLKDSLTEYWVVKPGEGKRMPAFGNAKVAAALSKAYDSTFSATKLWVSDIHFDQEKHRILLQSKGKWFAYHTESGTALKIEKPDLPKPREAGWTKQPSRWARFRADSVAPDRQTKAFVRNGNIYLGRKDGKESRQLTYDGNPLKPYGELSWSPDGQYLVCYRIDPREERQVSIIFSSLPNTTRGEVRTRGYAQPGDEFTSYEMHVIDVQTGKGVKVQSEVIDFFNAPVIRWRKGDATHFTYEKVDRGHQRFRVIEVDATNGATRNIIDEKTETFIYQNMIYTHYQPENHEIIWVSEKDGWRHIYLVDEQTGQIKNQVTKGEWVVRDIDSIDTQKREVWFRASGMNADEDPYHIHYYRIKFDGTGLVKLTEHAKATHQLTFSPDRVYYVDTYSTMTTAPVSELRRTADGSLVMKLEAADISQYLTLGFKLPEIFKAKGRDGKTDIWGIVYRPSNFDPKKKYPIVENIYAGPQDSFVPKAFRHYGEMQSMAELGFIVVQMDGMGTYNRSKAFHDVCWKNLADAGFPDRIAWMKALAAKYPQVDTTRVGVYGTSAGGQNSLGALLFHPGFYDAAVSACGCHDNRVDKQWWNEQWMGYPVGKHYDEQSNVTNAAKLQGDLLLIVGEVDTNVPPESTYRVADALIKANKEFDLLVIPGMGHSDGGPYGRRKKRDFFVQKLLGVDPPNRNKQIASQPATLGR; this is encoded by the coding sequence ATGAAAATCCTTAACCTGGGCCTCAGAAAAAGTATTTATACGCACACAATCAGCGCATTGTGCCTGACTACGCCGCTATGGGCGCAGAAACCGCTACCGGCCTACAAGCCCGATCCCAGCGAGCTTTCCGCATCCTATAAGAGGATGACGTTGATGGATTCGCTCACCAAAGGAAGCGTGCTCAAAGCGCAGGTACAGCCCAACTGGCTCGCCGACGGACAGTCGTTCTGGTACAGGAATGTGTTAAAGGACAGCCTCACCGAGTATTGGGTCGTAAAGCCGGGCGAAGGTAAAAGGATGCCGGCTTTCGGGAACGCAAAAGTGGCCGCAGCGCTTTCGAAAGCGTATGACTCCACGTTCTCGGCCACGAAGCTGTGGGTCAGCGATATTCATTTCGATCAGGAAAAGCATCGTATCCTTCTGCAAAGCAAAGGCAAATGGTTCGCCTACCACACTGAATCGGGTACGGCACTGAAAATAGAAAAACCCGATCTGCCCAAGCCTCGCGAAGCAGGCTGGACAAAGCAACCGAGCCGCTGGGCGCGTTTCCGTGCCGATAGCGTCGCGCCCGACAGGCAAACCAAGGCGTTTGTCCGCAATGGGAACATCTATCTGGGTAGAAAAGACGGCAAAGAGAGCCGGCAACTCACCTACGACGGCAACCCGCTGAAACCCTACGGAGAGCTCAGCTGGTCGCCCGACGGCCAGTACCTGGTATGCTACCGCATCGACCCGCGCGAAGAGCGGCAGGTAAGCATTATCTTCTCCTCTCTGCCCAATACCACCCGCGGAGAGGTCAGGACACGCGGTTATGCGCAGCCGGGCGACGAGTTTACCAGCTACGAAATGCATGTGATCGACGTGCAAACCGGCAAGGGCGTAAAAGTACAATCGGAAGTGATCGACTTCTTCAATGCGCCGGTGATCCGCTGGCGGAAGGGCGATGCCACGCATTTTACCTACGAAAAAGTAGATCGCGGGCACCAGCGGTTCCGGGTGATCGAGGTCGACGCGACCAACGGCGCTACGCGGAACATTATCGACGAAAAAACGGAAACGTTCATTTACCAGAACATGATTTACACACATTACCAGCCTGAAAATCATGAAATTATCTGGGTTTCGGAGAAAGACGGCTGGCGGCACATTTACCTCGTCGACGAGCAGACCGGCCAAATCAAAAACCAGGTTACCAAAGGCGAATGGGTCGTGCGCGACATTGACAGCATCGATACGCAAAAGCGCGAGGTGTGGTTCAGAGCCAGCGGTATGAATGCGGATGAAGACCCGTACCATATCCATTATTACCGCATCAAATTCGATGGAACAGGTCTCGTAAAACTCACCGAACATGCAAAAGCGACGCACCAGCTTACATTTTCGCCCGACAGGGTATATTATGTCGACACCTACTCGACCATGACCACCGCGCCGGTTTCGGAACTCCGCAGGACGGCCGACGGCTCGCTGGTGATGAAACTGGAAGCCGCGGATATTTCGCAATATCTGACATTGGGTTTCAAATTGCCTGAAATCTTCAAAGCCAAAGGCCGCGACGGCAAAACCGACATCTGGGGCATCGTATACCGGCCGAGTAATTTCGATCCGAAAAAGAAGTACCCGATCGTCGAAAATATTTACGCCGGCCCGCAGGATTCGTTTGTTCCCAAAGCGTTCCGTCATTACGGCGAAATGCAGAGCATGGCCGAACTGGGTTTTATAGTGGTACAAATGGATGGAATGGGCACCTACAACCGTTCGAAAGCATTCCACGACGTGTGCTGGAAAAACCTGGCCGACGCCGGTTTCCCCGACCGCATTGCGTGGATGAAGGCACTGGCCGCAAAATATCCCCAGGTCGATACCACGCGCGTTGGTGTGTACGGGACCTCCGCCGGCGGGCAAAACTCGCTGGGTGCGTTGCTCTTCCACCCGGGCTTTTACGACGCGGCGGTTTCGGCGTGCGGCTGCCACGACAACCGCGTCGATAAGCAATGGTGGAACGAGCAATGGATGGGTTATCCGGTGGGCAAACATTACGACGAACAGTCGAATGTAACGAATGCGGCCAAATTGCAGGGCGATTTGCTTCTGATTGTGGGTGAGGTAGATACCAACGTGCCGCCTGAAAGCACCTACCGCGTAGCCGACGCGCTGATCAAGGCCAACAAAGAATTCGACCTGCTGGTAATCCCCGGCATGGGCCACAGCGACGGCGGCCCGTACGGACGCCGCAAGAAGAGGGACTTTTTTGTACAAAAATTGCTGGGTGTAGATCCCCCGAACAGAAACAAGCAAATTGCTTCCCAGCCAGCAACTCTGGGACGGTAG